From a single Couchioplanes caeruleus genomic region:
- a CDS encoding recombinase family protein, translating into MTTALPAIYVRQSSARRNKSEASPETQRAATVERAAHDHPGCEILRYEDIGKSGYDTEIIRPDYDRLIADIKAGRITHVYVYYVSRLTRQDPKQALAELLPLLANGLTIISTTEGTFGPDNTMDLIHLLLRLDAAHNESANKSKAVRGAKALARAAGGHLGGAPYGFTTVERIELTPDGAPVAIRALVVEPAEERYVRFAVRAVRWGHAVHAVSRYFERRGVPTRGATVGRSRSESGWSDRALGLRLRDPRIAGLAAVAIVDAKGNTTGYSLASGVPGERFLPAPDRAIITTEEFWALQSALNGRSVGPRRPTDTPSLLSGLGVLSCECGRPMKARRFNASPTRNAYMCTAPAGRHSCTVSMSTLDAFVRFRIGRMIESFDPEDPEDTEVGAILAEATRRYAVAHSDPATAAQRATVAAELAEATASLERLGETLATAKGAAALVLERQVTATGARVDDLTASLEALNKAMTATIPLTGWTSNEYGDEGSWWDTAPITERREFVGLFIDRMTVSRAPAKGGRPTRADPWGVIDPRVEFDWAKAPAS; encoded by the coding sequence ATGACCACCGCACTTCCCGCCATCTATGTCCGGCAGTCCAGTGCGCGCCGGAACAAGTCCGAAGCCAGCCCGGAGACCCAGCGTGCCGCGACGGTGGAGCGTGCCGCCCATGATCACCCCGGTTGCGAGATCCTGCGGTACGAAGACATCGGCAAGAGTGGCTACGACACGGAGATCATTCGTCCCGACTATGACCGGCTGATCGCGGACATCAAGGCTGGCCGGATCACGCACGTCTACGTCTACTACGTCTCCCGGCTCACCCGGCAGGACCCGAAGCAGGCACTCGCCGAGTTGCTGCCGCTGCTCGCCAACGGGCTCACGATCATCTCGACAACCGAGGGCACGTTCGGCCCGGACAACACGATGGATCTCATCCATCTACTTCTGCGGCTGGACGCGGCGCACAACGAGAGCGCCAACAAGTCGAAGGCGGTCCGGGGCGCGAAGGCGCTCGCTCGCGCCGCTGGTGGGCACCTCGGGGGAGCGCCGTACGGCTTCACCACCGTCGAACGCATCGAGCTGACGCCGGATGGCGCTCCAGTCGCCATTCGCGCCCTCGTGGTCGAGCCGGCCGAGGAGCGGTACGTGCGATTCGCCGTGCGTGCTGTCCGCTGGGGTCACGCCGTCCATGCGGTGTCGCGGTACTTCGAGCGTCGGGGCGTACCGACCCGTGGAGCGACCGTCGGGCGCAGCCGTAGCGAATCGGGATGGTCGGACCGGGCGCTCGGCCTCCGACTGCGTGACCCGCGCATCGCTGGCCTGGCCGCCGTAGCGATCGTTGACGCGAAGGGCAACACGACTGGGTACTCGCTGGCGAGCGGCGTGCCGGGCGAGCGGTTTCTCCCCGCGCCCGATCGGGCCATCATCACCACCGAGGAGTTCTGGGCGCTTCAGAGCGCTCTCAACGGTCGATCCGTTGGTCCCCGGCGGCCCACCGACACGCCTTCGCTGCTCTCCGGGCTCGGCGTTCTCTCCTGCGAGTGCGGACGACCGATGAAGGCTCGCCGGTTCAACGCCTCGCCTACTCGCAACGCCTACATGTGCACCGCGCCCGCCGGGCGGCACTCCTGCACGGTCTCCATGTCGACGCTGGATGCCTTCGTCCGGTTCCGGATCGGGCGGATGATCGAGAGCTTCGACCCTGAAGACCCGGAAGACACCGAGGTTGGAGCCATCCTTGCCGAAGCCACGCGCCGGTACGCCGTGGCCCACAGCGACCCGGCTACCGCGGCCCAGCGTGCGACGGTGGCCGCCGAGCTGGCCGAGGCGACTGCCTCGCTGGAGCGGCTGGGGGAGACCCTGGCGACGGCCAAGGGTGCCGCCGCCCTCGTGTTGGAACGTCAGGTGACCGCGACCGGTGCCAGGGTCGATGACCTCACGGCATCGTTGGAGGCGCTCAACAAGGCGATGACGGCCACCATCCCGTTGACCGGCTGGACCTCCAACGAGTACGGCGACGAGGGCTCCTGGTGGGACACCGCGCCGATCACCGAACGCCGTGAGTTCGTCGGGCTGTTCATCGACCGGATGACCGTCTCTCGCGCACCCGCGAAGGGAGGGCGGCCGACCCGCGCGGACCCGTGGGGCGTCATTGACCCGCGTGTCGAGTTCGACTGGGCAAAGGCCCCGGCGAGCTAA
- a CDS encoding cupin domain-containing protein produces the protein MLFDEGTVSEMMTAWPAKPALQTPPDGSRLPGIVNVDLVNGYLDTGTAPAEQLVVIKDGAALHSRAYTTDGYLDPGKVAKWRGRGYTIQLRNLHRWCPEVHAICAAMQNETGYGTYATGFVTPAGGQGLHHHWDQNMGFVYQLAGRKTWQIWEPEVEEPHREQFASNTSPGSDVLDRMKSMRPDFEFDLGPGQIVVLPRGWMHNPHARSQTEESVHVTFVARERTGYWIAGKLAQAALTSTPLRRVISPANVIDPAAFAGQIAEARDLLAQWLAYADVDALASELLHAARTEPNVDYVSHAPSQIGQHQSIR, from the coding sequence ATGTTGTTCGACGAGGGCACGGTCAGCGAGATGATGACCGCTTGGCCGGCGAAGCCTGCGCTTCAAACACCGCCTGACGGCAGCCGCCTGCCCGGCATCGTCAACGTGGATCTCGTCAACGGCTACCTCGACACCGGTACCGCACCCGCAGAGCAACTCGTCGTGATCAAAGATGGAGCGGCGCTGCACTCCCGCGCGTACACGACAGACGGCTACCTCGACCCCGGCAAGGTCGCGAAGTGGCGCGGCCGGGGCTACACGATCCAACTGCGCAACCTGCACCGCTGGTGCCCGGAGGTGCACGCGATCTGCGCGGCGATGCAGAACGAGACCGGGTACGGCACGTACGCCACCGGATTTGTCACCCCGGCGGGCGGGCAGGGTCTGCATCACCACTGGGATCAAAACATGGGGTTCGTCTACCAGCTCGCCGGGCGCAAGACCTGGCAGATCTGGGAGCCCGAGGTCGAGGAACCGCACAGGGAGCAGTTCGCGTCCAATACCTCGCCGGGCAGCGACGTCCTCGACCGCATGAAGTCGATGCGGCCCGACTTCGAGTTCGACCTCGGTCCCGGTCAGATCGTGGTGCTTCCTCGCGGCTGGATGCACAACCCGCACGCACGGAGCCAGACCGAGGAAAGCGTCCACGTGACGTTCGTGGCTCGCGAGCGCACCGGCTACTGGATCGCCGGGAAGCTGGCTCAGGCCGCGCTCACCTCGACCCCGCTGCGGCGTGTCATCTCGCCCGCGAACGTCATCGACCCGGCCGCCTTCGCCGGACAGATCGCCGAGGCGCGCGACCTGCTGGCGCAGTGGCTGGCGTACGCCGATGTCGACGCTCTCGCCTCCGAGCTGCTCCACGCGGCACGCACCGAACCGAACGTCGACTACGTCTCCCACGCGCCGAGTCAGATCGGCCAGCACCAATCGATCCGTTGA
- a CDS encoding helix-turn-helix domain-containing protein → METFGQAARRLRGGMSLREAARRAHLDSGHLSRVEADKRPPTPLIAQALDDVYEAGGELFSLVEAHGEPWELDHGIWRPKDSELLAAAVLATTPTAENALTLAHQWLIAEPPQVTATRAGRRIGVVQVQDVEKRVHQLRKLDDYVGGQDTHAMVTAELAATTALLRDAAYTEEIGKRLLVAIGELAQVAGWVTSDAGHHAEAERYYLAGMRAAHAGGDVAGAANNLSSLAYQVANVGDAREAVTLAKSAYAGARSAATATTKALLAERVAWAEAQVGDVTAAERALGTVEEQYEHRQPADDPIWVYWLDEGEIDIMAGRVWTQLQRPLRAVPILERATAGYSDETGRETALYMTWLAESLLQANEVERAAEAATRALRLSGKAGSSRVSERLRLLRAKLAKFPGVPEVDAFEGEASTSA, encoded by the coding sequence GTGGAAACGTTCGGGCAAGCTGCTCGGCGGCTGCGCGGTGGGATGTCACTCCGCGAGGCTGCTCGGCGCGCACACCTCGACTCCGGACACCTGTCCCGAGTCGAAGCGGACAAGCGCCCGCCCACGCCACTCATCGCCCAGGCGCTCGATGACGTATACGAAGCAGGTGGGGAACTGTTTTCGCTGGTCGAAGCGCACGGCGAGCCGTGGGAGCTGGACCACGGGATCTGGCGGCCGAAGGACTCCGAGTTGCTCGCAGCCGCGGTGCTCGCAACGACGCCCACAGCAGAAAATGCCCTCACCCTGGCGCACCAATGGTTGATCGCTGAGCCGCCGCAGGTGACCGCTACTCGTGCCGGTCGACGTATCGGCGTCGTGCAGGTCCAGGACGTCGAGAAGCGTGTCCACCAGCTCCGCAAGCTCGACGACTACGTCGGTGGGCAGGACACACACGCGATGGTCACCGCGGAGTTGGCGGCAACGACCGCTTTGCTCCGTGATGCCGCCTACACCGAGGAGATCGGTAAGCGGCTCCTCGTCGCCATCGGCGAGTTGGCCCAGGTAGCCGGATGGGTCACCAGCGACGCTGGCCATCATGCCGAGGCCGAGCGCTACTACCTCGCTGGGATGCGGGCAGCTCACGCGGGTGGAGACGTCGCGGGCGCGGCGAACAACCTCTCGTCGCTCGCTTACCAGGTCGCGAACGTGGGTGACGCGCGAGAGGCCGTGACTCTCGCGAAGTCGGCCTACGCCGGTGCTCGCAGTGCGGCTACCGCGACCACGAAGGCGCTCCTCGCGGAGCGAGTGGCGTGGGCCGAGGCGCAGGTTGGCGACGTGACCGCCGCCGAACGTGCGCTCGGCACAGTCGAGGAGCAGTACGAACATCGCCAGCCGGCCGATGATCCGATCTGGGTCTACTGGCTCGACGAGGGCGAGATCGACATCATGGCTGGACGAGTCTGGACTCAGCTACAACGCCCCCTGCGAGCGGTCCCCATCCTGGAGAGGGCGACCGCCGGATACAGCGACGAGACCGGGCGGGAGACCGCGCTCTATATGACCTGGCTTGCCGAGTCCCTACTTCAGGCGAACGAAGTCGAGCGCGCGGCGGAAGCGGCTACGCGAGCGCTTCGCCTCTCGGGGAAGGCCGGAAGCTCGCGGGTTTCCGAGCGCCTGCGCCTTCTTCGCGCCAAGCTGGCCAAATTTCCCGGGGTGCCAGAAGTCGATGCATTCGAGGGTGAGGCCAGCACCAGCGCGTAG
- a CDS encoding phosphotransferase, with the protein MPEAVTKEVADRVGGSHISPAATGDHAEIAATVTGPAGKVFLKAAHSDFGVRSLRFELRVSEAVSGSYSPAVRWHFEAAGWLVVGFEHCDGPHADLSPGSPDLELLGEALTALGKTQAPDVGLFSPKGRLGFEHPTMDGDTLVHTDLGPANLIVTPDGLRIVDWAMATKAAPWVELAILAQWLVGSGHTPEQAEQWLARFPAWGEVGPDVLDDFASKNAAKWASKAQPNSPVWMHNLADWTGRWSTYRRTTENT; encoded by the coding sequence TTGCCCGAGGCCGTCACGAAGGAAGTCGCCGACCGAGTCGGCGGTTCCCACATCTCGCCCGCCGCGACCGGTGACCACGCGGAGATCGCCGCAACCGTCACCGGGCCAGCCGGGAAGGTGTTCCTCAAGGCGGCTCATTCTGACTTCGGGGTTCGGTCGTTGCGCTTCGAGCTGCGGGTGAGTGAGGCCGTCAGTGGGTCTTACTCACCCGCGGTCCGATGGCACTTCGAGGCGGCCGGCTGGCTGGTCGTGGGCTTCGAGCACTGCGACGGCCCGCACGCCGACCTGTCGCCGGGCAGTCCCGATCTGGAACTTCTCGGGGAAGCATTGACGGCGCTGGGCAAGACTCAGGCGCCGGACGTGGGGCTGTTCAGCCCGAAGGGGCGGCTCGGGTTCGAGCACCCGACGATGGACGGCGACACCCTCGTGCACACCGACCTCGGCCCGGCCAACCTCATCGTCACCCCGGACGGCCTGCGGATCGTTGACTGGGCGATGGCGACCAAGGCCGCACCGTGGGTCGAACTTGCCATCCTCGCCCAGTGGTTAGTCGGTAGCGGCCACACGCCCGAGCAGGCGGAACAGTGGCTGGCGCGGTTTCCCGCCTGGGGCGAGGTCGGTCCTGACGTCCTCGACGACTTCGCCTCTAAGAACGCCGCGAAGTGGGCATCGAAGGCTCAACCGAACTCGCCAGTCTGGATGCACAATCTCGCGGACTGGACCGGTCGATGGTCGACGTACCGGCGCACGACTGAGAACACCTGA
- a CDS encoding cystathionine gamma-synthase, with translation MTGNEYGFDTLAIHAGQDPDPRTGAVVPPIYQTSTYAQDAVGAPRLGYEYSRSGNPTRDALQECLAAIEGGRRGLAFASGLAAEDTLLRTVCRPGDHVVIPDDAYGGTFRLFSKVAEKWGVDWTAVPLNDLDAVRAAFRPGHTRLIWAETPTNPLLNIADVAALAALAHEYDAMLAVDNTFASPYLQQPISLGADVVIHSTTKYLGGHSDVVGGALITADEGLGQELAFHQNAMGAVNGPFDAWLTLRGIKTLGVRMDRHCDNAERIVAYLQTHAKVGQVLYPGVESHPGHETAAKQMSRFGGMVSFRAKGGRDQAIEVCNRTKLFVLAESLGGVESLIEHPGQMTHLSAAGSPLEVPADLVRLSVGIETVDDLLADLEQALG, from the coding sequence ATGACGGGTAACGAGTACGGCTTCGACACTCTGGCCATCCACGCCGGGCAGGACCCCGACCCGCGTACGGGCGCCGTGGTGCCGCCGATCTACCAGACCAGCACCTACGCCCAGGACGCCGTCGGCGCGCCCCGGCTGGGGTACGAGTACAGCCGCTCGGGGAACCCGACCCGTGACGCCCTGCAGGAGTGCCTCGCCGCGATCGAGGGCGGCCGGCGCGGCCTCGCGTTCGCCAGCGGGCTCGCCGCCGAGGACACCCTGCTGCGGACGGTGTGCCGCCCCGGCGACCACGTGGTGATCCCGGACGACGCGTACGGCGGCACCTTCCGGCTCTTCAGCAAGGTCGCCGAGAAGTGGGGCGTGGACTGGACCGCCGTGCCGCTCAATGACCTGGACGCCGTGCGGGCGGCGTTCCGCCCCGGGCACACCCGGCTGATCTGGGCGGAGACGCCGACCAACCCGCTGCTGAACATCGCCGACGTCGCCGCGCTGGCCGCCCTGGCGCACGAGTACGACGCGATGCTCGCCGTCGACAACACGTTCGCCTCGCCGTACCTGCAGCAGCCGATCTCGCTCGGCGCCGACGTGGTGATCCACTCCACGACCAAGTACCTGGGCGGGCACTCCGACGTGGTGGGCGGCGCCCTGATCACCGCCGACGAGGGGCTGGGCCAGGAGCTCGCGTTCCACCAGAACGCCATGGGTGCCGTCAACGGCCCGTTCGACGCGTGGCTGACGCTGCGCGGGATCAAGACTCTCGGCGTACGCATGGATCGGCACTGCGACAACGCCGAGCGGATCGTCGCGTACCTTCAGACCCACGCGAAGGTCGGCCAGGTCCTCTACCCGGGCGTGGAGTCGCACCCCGGCCATGAGACAGCCGCGAAGCAGATGTCGCGCTTCGGCGGCATGGTCTCGTTTCGCGCGAAGGGCGGCCGTGACCAGGCCATCGAGGTCTGCAACCGGACGAAACTGTTCGTGCTGGCCGAGTCGCTGGGCGGCGTCGAGTCGCTCATCGAGCACCCCGGCCAGATGACACACCTCAGCGCCGCGGGCTCGCCGCTTGAAGTACCCGCCGATCTCGTGCGACTGTCTGTCGGCATCGAAACCGTTGACGATCTGCTCGCCGATCTCGAGCAGGCGCTCGGCTGA
- a CDS encoding VOC family protein: MGEHGWRRFLAADGLDDWVVLHGGATAVFRAASLGEAARLALAVAELPGLEGSGALLTTADGRLSVRLTRGVFRLEEQHIDLARAISEVARSHGAVADRAAAQEVQFAIAARPGEVDIGFWRAVLGYAPLAGDNAADPLGHGPTVWMQELNPAKPLRHAMHIDVSVARDRAEARVAAALAAGGRIVDDSEAPATWILADRAGNRVCIAAWPDGAVPPPR; this comes from the coding sequence ATGGGCGAGCACGGGTGGCGTCGGTTCCTCGCGGCGGACGGCCTGGACGACTGGGTGGTCCTGCACGGCGGCGCGACGGCCGTCTTCCGCGCCGCGTCGCTCGGCGAGGCGGCACGGCTGGCCCTCGCGGTCGCTGAGCTCCCCGGTCTGGAGGGCTCCGGAGCGCTCCTCACCACCGCTGACGGGCGTCTGAGCGTACGGCTGACCCGCGGTGTCTTCCGGCTCGAGGAGCAGCACATCGACCTCGCCCGGGCGATCTCAGAGGTGGCCCGCAGCCACGGTGCGGTCGCCGACCGGGCGGCCGCGCAGGAGGTGCAGTTCGCGATAGCCGCCCGACCCGGCGAGGTCGACATCGGATTCTGGCGGGCCGTCCTCGGCTACGCGCCGCTGGCCGGCGACAACGCCGCGGACCCGCTCGGCCACGGCCCGACGGTCTGGATGCAGGAACTCAACCCGGCCAAGCCCCTCCGGCACGCGATGCACATCGACGTCTCGGTCGCCCGGGACCGGGCCGAAGCGCGCGTGGCGGCGGCGCTGGCCGCCGGCGGCCGCATCGTGGACGATTCGGAAGCCCCGGCAACCTGGATCCTCGCCGACCGCGCCGGCAACCGGGTGTGCATAGCCGCCTGGCCCGACGGCGCGGTGCCCCCACCGCGGTGA
- a CDS encoding CYTH and CHAD domain-containing protein — translation MQTATEDERKYDVPDGFALPDLTGAAGAEGLGEAETHELDATYFDTDDLRLARHKRTLRRRSGGTDAGWHLKTPGDGSARTEHRLPLTEGDEVPAELVAEVRTIVRTRPLRPVARLRTRRVEAPLCDADGRTLALLAQDEVTAGTDDGEQRWQELEVELVDGGPEVLEAVEGLLLAAGATPAAGPSKLARALGDRLAASRGTSKKKINPVVAYAREQREAIEAQDPAVRAGDAEGVHKMRVATRRLRSTLKTFRGSFDQERAEVVKGELKWLAGCLGEVRDGQVLSHKLVAAAEDFPEVAAQVRERLDADVTRGRQALTGALDSERYLALLDAIDELVDEPGPGDRDARRRAGKVLAKADRLLDEATADGVDAELHEARKKFKQARYAVEVFSAGAGKPGKRLVDALTALQDVLGAHQDSVVAREVLREVARTAPDAFPYGILHARQEQVGERTLEDLPAATRAARKKNLRAWLG, via the coding sequence ATGCAGACCGCCACGGAAGACGAGCGCAAGTACGACGTCCCGGACGGCTTCGCCCTGCCGGACCTGACCGGTGCCGCCGGCGCCGAGGGGCTCGGTGAGGCCGAGACGCACGAGTTGGATGCGACGTATTTCGACACCGACGATCTGCGGCTGGCCCGCCACAAGCGGACGTTGCGGCGGCGCAGTGGCGGCACCGACGCGGGGTGGCATCTGAAGACGCCCGGTGACGGGTCGGCGCGTACCGAGCACCGGCTTCCGCTGACCGAGGGCGACGAGGTGCCGGCCGAGCTGGTCGCCGAGGTGCGCACGATCGTGCGGACACGGCCGCTGCGGCCGGTGGCGCGGCTGCGTACCCGGCGGGTGGAGGCTCCGCTGTGCGATGCCGACGGGCGCACGCTGGCGCTGCTGGCCCAGGACGAGGTCACGGCCGGGACCGACGACGGCGAGCAGCGGTGGCAGGAGCTCGAGGTGGAGCTCGTCGACGGCGGCCCCGAGGTGCTCGAGGCCGTGGAGGGTCTGCTGCTCGCGGCCGGCGCGACGCCCGCCGCGGGTCCGTCGAAGCTCGCGCGGGCACTCGGCGACCGCCTGGCCGCCTCCCGGGGCACGAGTAAGAAGAAGATCAACCCGGTTGTCGCGTACGCCCGTGAGCAGCGCGAAGCCATCGAGGCGCAGGACCCGGCGGTACGGGCGGGCGACGCCGAGGGCGTGCACAAGATGCGCGTGGCGACCCGCCGGTTGCGCAGCACGCTGAAGACGTTCCGGGGCTCGTTCGACCAGGAGCGGGCCGAGGTCGTCAAGGGTGAGCTGAAGTGGCTGGCGGGCTGCCTGGGCGAGGTCCGCGACGGCCAGGTCCTCTCGCACAAGCTGGTCGCCGCCGCCGAGGATTTCCCCGAGGTGGCCGCGCAGGTCCGCGAGAGGCTCGATGCCGATGTCACGCGAGGGCGCCAGGCGCTGACCGGGGCGCTGGACAGCGAGCGGTACCTCGCCCTGCTCGACGCGATCGACGAGCTGGTCGACGAGCCGGGGCCGGGTGACCGGGATGCCCGGCGCCGAGCCGGCAAGGTGCTGGCCAAGGCGGACCGGCTGCTGGACGAGGCCACCGCCGACGGCGTGGACGCCGAGCTGCACGAGGCCCGCAAGAAGTTCAAGCAGGCCCGGTACGCCGTCGAGGTGTTCAGCGCCGGCGCCGGCAAGCCGGGCAAGAGGCTGGTCGACGCCCTGACCGCCCTGCAGGACGTGCTCGGCGCGCATCAGGACTCCGTGGTGGCCCGTGAGGTGCTCCGGGAGGTGGCGCGTACGGCTCCGGACGCTTTCCCGTACGGAATCCTGCATGCCCGTCAGGAGCAGGTGGGTGAGCGCACCCTGGAGGATCTCCCGGCAGCGACCCGGGCGGCCCGGAAGAAGAACCTGCGCGCCTGGCTGGGCTGA
- the msrA gene encoding peptide-methionine (S)-S-oxide reductase MsrA, with protein sequence MFLRYKKLELPTPDQAPPGRLIAMPVADTHTVLGTPLKGPWPAGYETAVFGMGCFWGAERIFWQLPGVHSTSVGYAGGFTKNPTYEETCSGTTGHAEVVQVVYDPSKIAYEDLLKAFWENHDPTQGMRQGNDVGTQYRSAIYTTTPEQAPIAQASLEAFQPVVTAAGHGRITTEIKPLGEYYFAEDYHQQYLSDAKNPSGYCGIGPNGMTCPTGVAKVAE encoded by the coding sequence GTGTTCCTGCGGTACAAGAAGCTCGAGCTGCCCACCCCCGACCAGGCCCCGCCGGGCCGCCTGATCGCGATGCCGGTGGCCGACACGCACACGGTCCTCGGAACCCCGCTGAAGGGCCCCTGGCCGGCCGGCTACGAGACGGCCGTGTTCGGCATGGGCTGCTTCTGGGGCGCCGAGCGCATCTTCTGGCAGCTTCCCGGGGTCCACTCGACCTCGGTCGGCTACGCCGGCGGCTTCACGAAGAACCCCACCTACGAGGAGACCTGCTCCGGCACCACCGGGCACGCCGAGGTCGTCCAGGTGGTCTACGACCCGTCGAAGATCGCGTACGAGGACCTGCTGAAGGCCTTCTGGGAGAACCACGACCCGACCCAGGGCATGCGCCAGGGCAACGACGTCGGCACCCAGTACCGCTCGGCGATCTACACGACGACGCCGGAGCAGGCTCCCATCGCCCAGGCGTCGCTGGAGGCCTTCCAGCCGGTGGTGACGGCGGCCGGGCACGGCCGGATCACCACGGAGATCAAGCCGCTGGGTGAGTACTACTTCGCGGAGGACTACCACCAGCAGTACCTGTCGGACGCGAAGAACCCCAGCGGATATTGTGGTATTGGCCCCAACGGGATGACTTGCCCGACCGGCGTCGCGAAGGTCGCCGAGTAG
- a CDS encoding HIT family protein, which yields MADCLFCAIVAGEVPAFKVVDSPDGVGFLDIRPVFKGHVLVVPRPHVPQLVDLPPDLLPGFFALVQRVAAAVPPATDAKGTFVAMNNIVSQSVPHLHAHVVPRTKGDGLRGFFWPRHKYASDEEAASYARSIADALG from the coding sequence ATGGCCGACTGCCTCTTCTGCGCGATCGTGGCGGGCGAGGTGCCCGCGTTCAAGGTGGTCGACTCCCCCGACGGCGTGGGCTTCCTCGACATCCGGCCGGTCTTCAAGGGCCACGTCCTGGTCGTGCCGCGCCCGCACGTACCGCAGCTCGTGGACCTGCCCCCGGACCTGCTGCCGGGCTTCTTCGCACTGGTCCAGCGGGTGGCGGCGGCCGTGCCCCCCGCCACCGACGCGAAAGGGACGTTCGTCGCGATGAACAACATCGTGTCGCAGTCGGTGCCGCACCTGCACGCGCACGTGGTACCCCGGACGAAGGGCGACGGGCTGCGTGGCTTCTTCTGGCCCCGGCACAAGTACGCCTCCGACGAGGAAGCTGCTTCGTACGCCCGATCCATCGCCGACGCCCTCGGGTAA